In the genome of Polyangia bacterium, the window AAGCGAATGGCCCAGCCGTTGCGCGTGCCGAGCAGCAGATCCGACGCGCCTTCGGTGATGCGCACGCCCACCAGGGCGTCGGTGTCGACGATGGAAAGGGCGATGATCCCCGAGGTGCGAATATTGCCGAACAGGTTCAGCGAGGTTTTCTTGATCAGGCCGTTGCGGGTGGCCATCACCACGAACGCGCCTTCGGAGAACTCGCGCACCGGCAGCAGGGCGACCACGCGCTCGCCTTCTTGCAGCGGGATCAAGTTGACGAAGGCCTTGCCCTTGGCGGTGCGGCCGGCTTGCGGGACCTCCCAGATTTTCTTCGAATAGGCTCGCCCCTGGCTGGTGAACATCAGCAGCGTGTCGTGCGTCGACGCCACGAACAGCTGGGCCACGAAGTCTTCCTCGTGTGTCGCCGCACCGGTGATGCCACGGCCGCCGCGGCGCTGGGCCCTGTACAGCGTCTTCGGGTTGCGCTTGACGTAGCCGCCATGGGTGACGGTGACGACCATCTCCTCGGGCGCGATCATGTCCTCGATGTCGATGTCGGCGGCGATGTCGATGATCTCGGTGCGGCGCACGTCGTTGTATTGCGCCTTGACCTCGGCCATCTCCGCGATGACCACGTTCATGAGGACGGTGTCGCTGCCCAGGATCTCTTCCAGGCGGGCGATCAGCTCGCCGACCTCTTTGATCTCGGCCATCAGGGCGTCGCGCTCGAGGCCGGTCAGCTTGGCCAGGCGCATGTCCAGGATGGCCTGGGCCTGCCGCGGCGACAGATCGAAGCTGGCCATCAAACCGGACTTCGCCGACTCGGTGTCCTTCGACGAGCGGATGAGGTCGATGACCGCGTCGATGTTGTCGACGGCGATCTTCAAGCCCTCCAAGATGTGCATCCGGTCGCGGGCCTGGCGCAGATCGAACATCGTCCGCCGCGTGACCACCTCCCGGCGGTGCGCGACAAAGTGCTGCAGCGCTTGCTTCAGCGACAGGATCTGCGGCCGGCCTTCGACGATGGCCAGCATGTTGATGCCGAAGGATTCCTGCAGCGGCGTCATCTTCCAGAGGTTGTTCAGCACCACCTCGGGGACGGCGTCCTTCTTGAGATCGACGACCACCCGCATGCCGTCGCGGTCAGACTCGTCGCGGATGTCGGAGATGCCTTCGATGCGCTTGTCACGCACCAGCTCGGCGATCTTTTCGATCAGCTTGGCCTTGTTGACCTGGTACGGAATCTCCGTCGCGACGATCGATTTGCGGCCGGTCTTGGGGTGCTCTTCGATGCTGGTACGAGCGCGCATCAGCAGGGCGCCGCGACCGCTTTCGTAGGCGGCCCGGATGCCGCCGCGGCCGCAGATGAAGCCACCGGTGGGAAAATCCGGGCCGGGCACCATCTCGCACAGATCGTCGACGCTGATGTCGGGGTTCTTGGCCAGCGCGATGGCGGCGTCGACGATCTCGCCCAGGTTGTGCGGCGGGATGTTGGTGGCCATGCCGACCGCGATGCCGGAGGCGCCGTTGACCAGCAGGTTCGGAAACCGCGCCGGCAGCACCGTCGGCTCGACTTCCTTGTCGTCATAGTTGGGCTGGAAGTCGACGGTCTCTTTGTCGATGTCGGCCAGCAGCTCGCCGCCGATCTTTTCCATCCGGCACTCGGTGTACCGGTAGGCGGCCGGCGGATCGCCGTCGATCGATCCGAAGTTTCCTTGCCCGTCGATCAGCGTGTACCGCATGGCGAAGTCCTGGGCCAGGCGGACCAAGGCGTCGTAGGCGGCGCTGTCGCCGTGCGGGTGGAAGCGACCGAGCACGTCGCCGACCACGCGGGCGCATTTGATGTACGCGCGGTTCCAGACGTTGTTGGTGAGGTGCTGGGTGTAAAGAATCCGACGGTGAACCGGCTTCAGGCCGTCACGCACGTCAGGCAACGCGCGCGAGACGATGACGCTCATGGCGTAATCCATGAACGCCGACTTCATCTCCTCCTCGATGGCGATCGGGATGCGGTTATTGGGGATAGGTGCCGCGCCGTCAGCCGTCATTTAGAGACCTCTTATACGTGAAACGAACCCGCGGTTCCATACCACGGGCAGGCCTGCCGGCGACGGCGATCCGACGGCGGGAGCAGGGTTTTTCCCGCCCGCCGATGGGCCCGCCACTACTCGGACGTCAGCGTTCCGGTGACCGACAACGTGCACGTTCCGGTCGGTGCCAGCGTTGTTTTGGGCAAGCAATTGTTGGTGTTCTTCGGGTCCGCGGGGTTGGTGTAGTCCTTGTACGTGGCGTTGACGTTGCCGTTCACCTGGGCGGTGGCGCCGTCGCTGCTGCTGAACGCGAACGACTGCCCCATCCAGGTGAAGTCCGTGCAACCGCCACTGGACGTGCAGGTCTGCCCGGGCTCCAGCGTGCCGGTGGCGGTGTTGCCGACGGCGTTGAAGTCGAGGATCCACCCACAGTAATAGTCGGCGACCACCGTGCTGCCGCTGCCGGCGGAGACGTCCATGTTGTCGGCGGGCCCCTTGAGTGGCTTGCTCTGGCTGGTGCCGTCGCTGCAGGTGATGGTCAAAGTGCCGCTGGAAAAGTCCCAGGTGCCCAGCAAGAGGTTGCGGCTGACCACGCTGCTGCCGCCGGTGCCCGACGAACCGCCCGTGTCGGCGCCGCCAGTGCCCGACGAGCCGCCCGAACCGCTGGACGGATTGGCCCCGCTTTTCCAGCAGGTGTGTCCCATCACGCAGTGATAACCCTTCGGGCAGCTTTCGCCCGTGCCGCACAGAAGCTCGCCGTCCTTGAAATCGGGCGAGTAGGTGCAGGCGTTCGAGGCGGCCAATCCCAGCGTCGTCAGAGCCAGCGCGGCGCGCGCGACCGTCGGCAGGCGCATCAGAACGTCATCCCCAGCGACGCCGAGGCGCCATTGCGCGTGACCGAAGGAACCACCGTTACGCCCGCCGGCCCGGAAGACTCCGACTGATGGCCCATCACATAGCAGACCACACCGGCGATCAACGAGGCGCCCCCGATGCCCAGGAAGGTGAACTCCAGCGTCTGGTCAGTGCGGCCGTTCTTGTCGGTGGTCTGCAACGCCGGCGTGTACATGCCGTTCATATCGGCCGCCTTGTTGATGTCGCTGGCGGCGCTCTTGGCCTCGACGCCGTATTCGGCGGCGCCGATCAGCGCGGTGACGCCGACACCGGCCAGGATCCAACCGGCAATGCGTAGGCCGCGGCCCGGGTTCGCGTCGACGGGCGCGGGTAGCGGCGGCGGTGCCGGCATGGCCACAGTAGGCGCCGGGGCGGGCGCGGTCGCTGGGCCGAGAATGGGCGGCGGTGGTGCAGCGGGCGGCGGCGCCGCGGGAACCTCCGGCGCGGCGGGCGGCGCCGGTTGCCACGGTGGCGCCCCCGGCGGCAACGATGGCTGGATGGTCTGGGTGGGGGGTGAGGTCTGCGTGGCGGTCTTTTGATCCACCAGCTTTTCCAGCTGCTTGATCTTGTCTTCGATGTCGGCGCGGTTCGGTGGATTGGGGTTGCGGCGCAGATAGGTTCGATAAAAACGCAGGGCCTGTTCCGGGTTGCCGGCCAGGCGGTGCGCCTGGGCCAGGTTGTAGAGAAACGCCGGATCGTTCTTCGCTTCGTAGGCGGCCTCGAACTCTTTGATCGCCTCCTGGTACTTGCCCAGATCGAAGAAAGCCGTGCCTTTTTGGTAGTGCTCGCGAGCGGCGGTGGTGTCCTCGGCGTGCGCCACGCCGGCCGACGCCAGCAGGCCGCACACCACCACCGCGACTGTCAGATAAGCGGACGAGCGGGGGAAGTTAGACATGGCAGGACCCGCATTATCGCCCAGTTTTCGCATCTGCGGGAGTTTTGTGGCGCCCTTCGAAGGCAAGCCCGTTACCCGCGGGCGAAAGTGGACCACCGATTGGAGGGTGGCTTTCGCGCGTTTGTACTCCTCTTATGAAGAGCGCTCTTTTGATCCAAAAAGGGCGCTCTTCCAGGAGCGCAAACGCGCGAAAGCGGCCCGCCAATGGGGTTGCTGACCTTCGCCCCGCGCGTAACGGGATCACCTTGGGAGAAGTGACCAATCATGAGGCGGACGCGGAAGAACTCCGTCCCCGGCCCGGCCAGCACCCACCCGTAGCCGCATTGCCCCTAGCGCGGGATGAACCGGCCGGCGGTCGCTTCGGCCTTCCGGAACTCTTCGATTTGCTGCAGAAACAACGGCACGATCTCCGGATCGAACTGCGAGCCCACACAGCGCTCCAGCTCGCCGCAGGCGATCTCGTGCGGCAGCGCCTTGCGATAAGCGCGGTCAGAGGTCATGGCGTCGTATGCGTCGGCGACGGCCACGATGCGGCCGATGAGCGGAATGTGATCGGCCATCAATCCCTGCGGGTATCCCGAGCCGTCCCAGGCCTCGTGGTGGCAATAACAGCCGGGCACGATGTCGCGCATGAAAGGGATCGGCTCCAGGATGCGTTTGCCCTTGGCCGGGTGCGAACGAAACATCGCCAGCTCTTCGGGCGTGAGCTTGCCAGGCTTGTTCAGCTTGTCGTTGCGGATGCCGATCTTGCCCACGTCGTGCATCAGGCCGACCTTCACCACCGTGTCGATCTCCGGTCCGGGCAGGCGCAGGCCGATGGCGATCAGGCGGGCATACATCGCCACCCGTTCCGAATGGCCGCGGGTGTAGCGATCGGATTCTTCAAGCGCGTGGGCGAACCCGATGATGGTCTGCTTGAAGTTCTCTTCCAGCGAGACGTTGGCGTTGGTGAGATCCTTGTTGGCGTCGACCAGGTTTTCGTAAAGGCGCGCGTTCTCGATCGACACTGCCGCCCGGCTGCCCAGCACGTACAGCATCTTGCGCTGGCCTTCGCTGAACTTCGAACCGCGCGTATAGCTGTACGCGTTCAACATGCCGATGATCCGGCCGGTCAGCTTGAGCGGGATGGAACAAAAGCTGACCAGGCGGCGGTTGAGATCGGGCGGCTCGGCGAGAAAACGAAACGACCGGCTGCCGTGCACCAGCAGCGGGCGATCCTCTTGAAAGATGGGCAGCACTTCGTCCAGGTTCAGGGCCGGTGCCTCGACGTCCGGCTCGGCACGCGGGGCGACCTTGCGCATCCGTTCGACGAAGCGGCCCTCGTGCTTGGGATCTTCCAGCAGCAGGCTGACCACGTCGGCGTCGACGGCGTCCAGGGTGGCGTCCAGCACCAGATCCAGCACCTTGTCCACCGCCAGCGACCCGGCGATGGCCTCGCTGATCTTGTAGATCGACAGCGCGTCTTTCAGGCGGATGTTCTCGTGCTGCAGGCGCTGGCGATCCAGCCCGCGCTGTACGATGTGCACGACCTCTTCCACCTTGAACGGCTTGAGGATGTAGTCATAGGCACCCTTCTTCATCGCCTCGATGGCGGTCTCGACGGTGCCGAAGCCGGTCATGATCACGGTGAGGACCGGGATGCTCTCCTCGGAGATCTTCTGGATCAGCTCGAGACCGGTCATGTTCGGCATCTTCAGATCGGAGATGACCAGGTTGTACGACCGGCGCCGCAGCTCGCGCAGGGCCTCGGCGCCGTCCTCCACGGTGTGGACCAGGTAGCCTTCCATGTTCAGGAAGTCCGAGAGGATCTCGCGGATCACCTTCTCGTCGTCGGCGATCAGGATGCGCGGGATCTCCGGCGTCAGCGCGTACTCGACCGGCTCGGACGCGCTCCGCGGCTCTTGCGGGACGTTTGCCGCTAGCGCTTCTCTCTCGCTACTACTCACCTGCTCATCCGCCGATCGTCTCGATCAGAGTAAACAACTTCAACGTTCGCGGCCAGCGCGGGTATTTTCGTCACCATCGCGGGCTTACCTCGCGCGGACCGGCTTTACGGAGCGACGGTGAGTGGTGGGAGGGCTCAGCCCCACGCTCATTTCATCTTGTCGCGCTGCGCTTGCAGATCTTGCCACTTTTCTTCGAGCTTTTTGGCGCTTTTTTCTTCTGACGCGGCGTCCTTCTCGGCCGACTCGAAGTCGCTGTTCTTGCCTTTCCACTGGCTCTCGAAGTCACTGACGTCCAGAGGGCTGGCGGTCTTGATGCCCTTCGCCTTGGCGACGCGGGCTTTTTCCAGCTCGACCTTGGCATTGTTGGCCTCGATGTGGGCGTCCGCCGCGGCCCCGGCCTGCTTGTCGGCGGTCCGTTTCTGGGTCAGCCATTCGATCTTTGCTTCGGCGACCTTCATGTCCAGGCCGGCTACTTCTTTGTTGTGCTCGGCGGTGTTGGCTCGGTTCTCGTCGAGAGACTTGACCGCCGCGTCCTGGTTGGAGGTGACTTGGTCGACCCGCAGCTGCGCTTGCTGGCGTTCCTTGTCGGCGATGTCCAGCTCGCGATTGGTCTCTTCCAGCTGATCGGCCACCGTGCGCCGATCGCCCTGCGACACTTCCAGGTCGCGGCGCGCGTCGAGCACCGGCTGCTGATCGCTGGCGGGGATCGCGTCCATGGCCGCGTCGTCGACTCTGTACTTCATCCCGCCGCCGCATCCGGCGGCCGACACGGCCAGCAACAACATCGTCAGTTTTTTCATGCCCGCCAAGGCGAAATGGTCCCTCATCCCGGTTTCAAGGGTTGCGCGCCGTTGATCCGATGTCGCCAATGTCGCCCAGATCGCCGAACCAGTCGAAGAACGCCCGCAGCGCTTCCTTGCGCGCGTCGTCCAGGTAATCAAAGTTGGTCCCGCGATCGACCACCTCCCAAAACTCCTTCGACGTCACGGCCAAAAGCTCGTCGCGGATCGAACGCAGGCGCTCGGGCGTCTCCATCGCCATGTCGGTATGGATGGTGCGGGCGGGCGCGGTCTTGCCGTGCAGCAGGTAATACGACGCCAGCTTGGCCTGGGCCTTGCGCACGCCGCGCAGCGCTTTTTCCTGGGCAGTGTTCTCCGCCTCCTTGTCCAACTCCAGCAGCGTGGCCAGCAGGCGATCGTGCGCCGGCGCTCCGCGATCGCTGGCCCGTTCGCACAATGTGCACAGATCGTATGCCGCCGTCTCGGCGACGAAGGACAGGCCCATCCCGCTGCCCAGCTGCGCGTAGTAACGAAAGTGCCCGGCCACGTCGATCAGCGTCGCCGTCGCGTCGGCGGTGTCGTGGTTCATCACCGCCTCGGCCAGCTGACGATACTGGTTCAGTACGTTGTAAGCCGCCCGCACGTCGCGGCCGTTCAGCGCCTGGCGCAGGAACGTGTTCATGAACTTGATGGTCATCTGGAGCACCGCTTGATCGCCGCACGCCAGCGCCGCCTCGCCGACATAGCGCGCCTCGATGGCCACCACGTGCGCCATCTCGGGCAGGCTCTGGCAGGCCTGGGCGAAGACCTCGCGGAACTGGCGCAGCACCTTCCACTCCAGCCAGGTGCGTTGCTGTTGCATATCAGCGATCGATTGCGCGGCCAGGGCCACAAAGTCCGGCGTGCGCAGCAGGGTCGGCCCGATGACGAACCAATCAGGTGGCAGCATGGTCTTTTGCGGCAGGTAACTGACCGCCACCGCCCGCAAGGCGCTGATGGCGTCGGAGGCGATCACCTTGTCCTTCTGGGCCAGGGCGTTGACGGCGATGTCGCCCAGTTGCTCCATGCTGGTCACGGTGGCGGCCTGGCGCGCGATGGTGGATCGGGCGCCGCCTCGGTCGCGCGCCTCCAGCGCCGCGCGCAGCGTCTGGTCACCAATGCGGGCGATGACTTTTTCTGGATCGAGAAAGTCGAACACGTAAGCGAAGTACGGCACCAGCAGCAGCAATCCGCAGGTCGCCACCGCGATGGTCGCGGCGATGGTCGCTTGCGGGACATAGTCGTGCGTGACGGCAAAGCTGACCCACAGCGAATCGACGCAGGCCACCACGAAGAAACCCATCACGGTCAAGCTGATGCGATCGCGAAAGAACATCTCCGCCACGCGCGGCGTGTACCGATTGGCCGCCAGCTGCACCACGATCGACACCACGGTGATGGCGATGCCCAGGACGGCGGTGATGATCTGGGCCAGGTTGGGCAACGCGTTCTGCAGCGTTCCCGGATCGAAATCGAAGAACAGCTGCACCGGCCCGCGTGATCCGTGTCGGGCGACGTCGGTGTAAAAATAGTCCAGCAGCCAGAACGACAGGAACAACGTCACCGCGAAGGCCGCCAGCAGGGCCAGCGTGCGCAGCGGGTGGCGCAAGAGGCCGCTCGGTTTGGCGGCGGGGTCGGCTACAGGTTCAACCGGCGAGGCAGCGGACATCGGCGCGCGATGGTACCCGGGATTCGGGCTCGGCGGCCACCCGGGCGATCGCCGGCGCCGGCCGCCGGCTGATACAATCGACGAGACGTGCTGCTGGCCATCGATATCGGAAACACCAACGTGGCGTTCGGTCTGTTCGACGGACACACCTTGCGCGCCGACTGGCGCCTGGACACCCGCGCCTCGCGCACCGGCGACGAGTACGCCGCTTTGTTGTCGCAGCTGTTCGCGCTGGCCAACCTCGAACTCGGGATGATTCGCGCCGTGGCCATCTCGTCGGTGGTGCCGCCCGCACTGTTTCCGATGGAGCAGCTGTGCAAGCGCCACCTGCGCGTCGAACCGCTGGTGGTCGGCCCCGGCACCAAGACCGGCATGCCCATCCTTTACGAAAACCCGCGCGAGGTCGGCGCCGACCGCATCGTCAACGCGGTGGCGGCGTACCAGCGCTGGCCGCAAGGGGCGATCGTCGTCGACTTTGGCACCGCCACCACGTTTGACGTGATCACGGCGCGCGGCGAATACGCCGGCGGGGTGATCGCGCCCGGTCTGCTGGTGTCGGCCGACGCGCTTTACCACGCCACCGCCAAGCTGCCGCGGGTGGAGATCGTCCGGCCCAAATCCGCCGTCGGTCGCAACACCGTGGCCAGTATCCAAGCGGGCCTGGTGTTCGGTTACGCCGGTCTGGTCGACGCCATCGTCGCCCGCATCAAGGCCGAGGTGGATTTTCAGCCGCACGTGGTTGGCACCGGCGGCCTGGCCGCGCTCATCGCCAAGGAATCAAAGAGCATCGTCGAATGCGACGACATGCTGACGCTGCAGGGGCTGGCTTTGATCTATGACCGAAACCGCTGACGCTGGGGCGGGCGCTGCGGTCGCCGCCGTGCCGGACGATCTGGCCGCGCGCCTCCGGGATCCAGCGACGCCCGATCAGATCGTCGCCGTCTGGGCCGCGCTGGTCGATGCGGCGGGGGCGACGTTGATCGCCGAGGCCAGCACAAGATTTCTCCGTACGCCAGCGATCGTCACCCAGCTTTACGCCAACCCGCGCGCGCCGATGGCCGCACTCAACCA includes:
- a CDS encoding type III pantothenate kinase, yielding MLLAIDIGNTNVAFGLFDGHTLRADWRLDTRASRTGDEYAALLSQLFALANLELGMIRAVAISSVVPPALFPMEQLCKRHLRVEPLVVGPGTKTGMPILYENPREVGADRIVNAVAAYQRWPQGAIVVDFGTATTFDVITARGEYAGGVIAPGLLVSADALYHATAKLPRVEIVRPKSAVGRNTVASIQAGLVFGYAGLVDAIVARIKAEVDFQPHVVGTGGLAALIAKESKSIVECDDMLTLQGLALIYDRNR
- a CDS encoding DUF2254 family protein; this translates as MSAASPVEPVADPAAKPSGLLRHPLRTLALLAAFAVTLFLSFWLLDYFYTDVARHGSRGPVQLFFDFDPGTLQNALPNLAQIITAVLGIAITVVSIVVQLAANRYTPRVAEMFFRDRISLTVMGFFVVACVDSLWVSFAVTHDYVPQATIAATIAVATCGLLLLVPYFAYVFDFLDPEKVIARIGDQTLRAALEARDRGGARSTIARQAATVTSMEQLGDIAVNALAQKDKVIASDAISALRAVAVSYLPQKTMLPPDWFVIGPTLLRTPDFVALAAQSIADMQQQRTWLEWKVLRQFREVFAQACQSLPEMAHVVAIEARYVGEAALACGDQAVLQMTIKFMNTFLRQALNGRDVRAAYNVLNQYRQLAEAVMNHDTADATATLIDVAGHFRYYAQLGSGMGLSFVAETAAYDLCTLCERASDRGAPAHDRLLATLLELDKEAENTAQEKALRGVRKAQAKLASYYLLHGKTAPARTIHTDMAMETPERLRSIRDELLAVTSKEFWEVVDRGTNFDYLDDARKEALRAFFDWFGDLGDIGDIGSTARNP
- a CDS encoding HD domain-containing phosphohydrolase, which encodes MSSSEREALAANVPQEPRSASEPVEYALTPEIPRILIADDEKVIREILSDFLNMEGYLVHTVEDGAEALRELRRRSYNLVISDLKMPNMTGLELIQKISEESIPVLTVIMTGFGTVETAIEAMKKGAYDYILKPFKVEEVVHIVQRGLDRQRLQHENIRLKDALSIYKISEAIAGSLAVDKVLDLVLDATLDAVDADVVSLLLEDPKHEGRFVERMRKVAPRAEPDVEAPALNLDEVLPIFQEDRPLLVHGSRSFRFLAEPPDLNRRLVSFCSIPLKLTGRIIGMLNAYSYTRGSKFSEGQRKMLYVLGSRAAVSIENARLYENLVDANKDLTNANVSLEENFKQTIIGFAHALEESDRYTRGHSERVAMYARLIAIGLRLPGPEIDTVVKVGLMHDVGKIGIRNDKLNKPGKLTPEELAMFRSHPAKGKRILEPIPFMRDIVPGCYCHHEAWDGSGYPQGLMADHIPLIGRIVAVADAYDAMTSDRAYRKALPHEIACGELERCVGSQFDPEIVPLFLQQIEEFRKAEATAGRFIPR
- a CDS encoding tetratricopeptide repeat protein, producing the protein MSNFPRSSAYLTVAVVVCGLLASAGVAHAEDTTAAREHYQKGTAFFDLGKYQEAIKEFEAAYEAKNDPAFLYNLAQAHRLAGNPEQALRFYRTYLRRNPNPPNRADIEDKIKQLEKLVDQKTATQTSPPTQTIQPSLPPGAPPWQPAPPAAPEVPAAPPPAAPPPPILGPATAPAPAPTVAMPAPPPLPAPVDANPGRGLRIAGWILAGVGVTALIGAAEYGVEAKSAASDINKAADMNGMYTPALQTTDKNGRTDQTLEFTFLGIGGASLIAGVVCYVMGHQSESSGPAGVTVVPSVTRNGASASLGMTF
- the gyrA gene encoding DNA gyrase subunit A, with translation MTADGAAPIPNNRIPIAIEEEMKSAFMDYAMSVIVSRALPDVRDGLKPVHRRILYTQHLTNNVWNRAYIKCARVVGDVLGRFHPHGDSAAYDALVRLAQDFAMRYTLIDGQGNFGSIDGDPPAAYRYTECRMEKIGGELLADIDKETVDFQPNYDDKEVEPTVLPARFPNLLVNGASGIAVGMATNIPPHNLGEIVDAAIALAKNPDISVDDLCEMVPGPDFPTGGFICGRGGIRAAYESGRGALLMRARTSIEEHPKTGRKSIVATEIPYQVNKAKLIEKIAELVRDKRIEGISDIRDESDRDGMRVVVDLKKDAVPEVVLNNLWKMTPLQESFGINMLAIVEGRPQILSLKQALQHFVAHRREVVTRRTMFDLRQARDRMHILEGLKIAVDNIDAVIDLIRSSKDTESAKSGLMASFDLSPRQAQAILDMRLAKLTGLERDALMAEIKEVGELIARLEEILGSDTVLMNVVIAEMAEVKAQYNDVRRTEIIDIAADIDIEDMIAPEEMVVTVTHGGYVKRNPKTLYRAQRRGGRGITGAATHEEDFVAQLFVASTHDTLLMFTSQGRAYSKKIWEVPQAGRTAKGKAFVNLIPLQEGERVVALLPVREFSEGAFVVMATRNGLIKKTSLNLFGNIRTSGIIALSIVDTDALVGVRITEGASDLLLGTRNGWAIRFREENVRPMGRTARGVRGIRLRASGDEVVGMAVIPREAPATLLTVCEKGYGKRTPTSDYPTKNRGGKGVITIKTSERNGKVVGLRIVTDDDDLMLITNGGKLIRMPVAGIPTIGRNTQGVRLIRLDGDEQVVAMERMAEKEEGETEVSPEVAAARAEAQSTPLAEEDLGEEASADAEDEETDDDDEAGEDDGEPGASNGEKPE